In Serratia liquefaciens ATCC 27592, the genomic stretch GTTTTCTTACGCAGTTCGTTTGACTTGGTTTCCACTTCTGGCGCGTCTTCTGCGCTTTGCTGCGGGAACAACATGCGGAAACCGATAAATGCCACAATCAACCCACCGGCAATACGCAGACCGGGAATGGAAATGCCGAAGGTGTTCATCACCACTTGGCCGGCGTAGAACGCCACCGTCATGATAAAGAACACATAAATGGATGCCATCAGCGACTGCTGATTGCGTTCTTCGCGCGTCATATTGCCCGACAGGCCAAGCAACAGCGCGACGGTAGTCAGCGGGTTGGCCAGTGGCAACAGCAGCACCAAACCCAGTCCGATGGCCTGGAATAACTGCAGAATACTTGTCATAAAGCGAACTCCCTGTTTTCAGTTAAAACACGACAGCGCAACCTGATCGCCTGCCATGAAATGCGAATTGCTTCCGCAATAAGTTACTTAAAATACAATGAATTAATAAAATGTTCTCACGCCGTTAACCTGGGCTGCCAGGGGGGAGCAGTTCAAGAACGGCGTCGGTATTAGCGTCATCGTCGTTCACGCAATCATTGGCAATCTCCGGTGTATCCTCACATTCCATCGGCGGCTCATTCACCGCGATGGCCCGTGGATGACGGTCTGCTCCCAGATGGAGCAGGACAAAAAGAGCCGTCAGCACCAGGCAGGCGCCAACGAGTAATTTCAATAACCGGTTCATGATGCGGGGTGCTTCTCAACTCTGCCGTTAATGGCATCAGGATAGCGGGAGCCAGAGATGTTCGCCATCGCTGATTTGCGCAATGTGCAGGGAGCAAAACGTCGGCTAAACACGGACAAAGAGTACATGTATCATTAGTTAATTTTATATTTTTGATCATTAAGCCACCCCTTTTTTTATTGGATTCTATACTGATAGGGCTTTCGGGCAGTTTTACTTAATCGAAAAGCTTAAAAGGAGTTTTACTATGCAAGTGGCAAACGAATTGGCAACGGTTAAAAAAATATCGTGGGGCAGCGTAATTGGCGGGGTTATCACCGTTTTGGCGGTGTCGCTGCTGCTGTCTACTCTGGGGACCAGTCTGGGGTTTTCCATCGTCGATCCGACCTCTGACGATCCGGTCAACGGGGCCGGCACTACTGTGGTGGTTTGGTCTGCAATTTCGATCATCCTGAGCCTGGCTGCCGGTGCCTTTATTGCCGGTCGTCTGGCAGCGAATGATGGGTTAATCCACGGTTTCCTGGTTTGGGCCACCTCGCTGATTGTAGCGGCGGTGTTGGGCGCTTTGTTGGTGGGTTCTGCAGTCAAAGCCACCGGGAACGCGCTGGGGGCTATTGCCTCAACTTCCGGTAGCCTGCTTTCCGGTGCCGGGTCAGCCATTGGTAAAGGCGCTTCGGGTCTCGCGGATGCCGGCGGCAAAGTGTTTGATAAGTTGGGTATCGACACCAAGTTGGAACCCGAAAAGTTACAAGACAATGTCGTGGCGGCACTGAAAAAAAGCGATATCCCTTCATTGCAGCCGGAGTTTATGCAGCAACAGTTGGACGCGGCCAAGAGTGAAGTGGGGGACGCGGTAAAAGCGTTGGCGCTGCAGCCTGAGAATAGCGATGCAATTATTCAGGATCTGGTTGCCAAATTGAAAAAACACGGTGAGGCCATTTCGCAGGACGTCGATGAGGATTCGCTCAAGAAAGCGCTGTCGGAGAATACCGATATGACACCGCAGGAAGTTGACCAGACCGTCAAAAATCTGGTGGATGCGAAAAACAAAACGGCGCAGCTGGTGAATCAGCGCTTGAATGACGTGGAAGTAAAAATTAATCAGGCTAAGCAGGAATATACAGAGCTGAAGCAAAAAGCACGCGAGCAGGCAGCGGAAGCGGCTAAGGCCTTGTCTCATGCGGCCCTGTGGTCATTCTTCGCATTGCTGATTGGCGCAGTCATCAGCGCGTTGGCCGGCCTGTGGGGCGTTAAGACCAACAGCCGTATCGTGGTGGTGAGAGAATAACGGCGACAAGGAGTAAGCCGGGTCTTACTTGCGCGTCTCAGTATCGGGATGAGAGGCCCGGATCTTCACGACGGTGAAGTGACAGCCAGGAAAGACTGGCATCCTCCCTGGCAATTTGCCGGGGATTTTTGTTTTTTATGGCCCTTTAGTGGCAAATCAGACACGAAGTAAGCCTATTCCGCATCAATTGCTACGATCCCCTTGCGCAGGTGAATACCATAGTCGCGCTTTAAATAATAACGAGTATGACTATGAAACATGATCTGCAAATTTTACTGGGAAAAATAGGCTCCTTTCTGCTTTACAGCGCATTTTTGGCTGCGCTGATGGGCTTAATGTTCATTGATGTGCACTGGCTGCATAATTTTGTCTACGAAACCTCCTTAACCGAATCGGCGCAGGAAGTGATGCTGGCCGCCATCTCCGGCTTGTTCTTTGTGGCTGCACGCCGGCAAGTTGCCTATCGGCCCGCGTGGGTGTTGGCGGGGGGGTTCTTCCTTTGCATGCTGATCCGCGAGATGGATTTTGCCTTCGATATGCTGTGGCACGGTTCCTGGCTGTGGTTCGCTTTGGCGGTGACGCTTGGATGCCTGTGGTATGCGTCACGCCACATTGAGGCCACGGTGCAGGGATTGGCGCATTTCGTGACGCATCCGAGCTACGGCATGATGTGCGCAGGCCTGCTGTGCATTCTGGTATTTTCACGCTTGTTTGGCATGAATTCTCTGTGGCAAATGCTGATGCTGGATGGTTACAACCGAGTGGTGAAGAACATGGTGGAAGAGGGCTGCGAGCTGTTGGGTTACGCCTTCTGCCTGATTGCCGCGTTGGGTTACCTGAAGGACCGCCCAGCTTCCCGCTAAATCCGGGCCTGTGCCGCAGTTTATTTATCCGGAACAATTTTAGTGATACTATCCGCTTAGCCAATATGGCTGTGAAGGTATGCTTTCCATTCTGTGTACCAAGTTAGGTTTCAATCTGGCAATTGTGGGCGAGATCTGAAATCTGGCTGACTAAACTTCTTAGAAGAGGGTGAAGTCGTCG encodes the following:
- a CDS encoding MarC family NAAT transporter, producing the protein MTSILQLFQAIGLGLVLLLPLANPLTTVALLLGLSGNMTREERNQQSLMASIYVFFIMTVAFYAGQVVMNTFGISIPGLRIAGGLIVAFIGFRMLFPQQSAEDAPEVETKSNELRKKTSANIAFVPLAMPSTAGPGTIAMIISSASSIHENTLGFAHWVLLVAPVAIFFSVAFILWVCLRSSGAIMRLVGKSGIEAISRLMGFLLVCMGVQFIINGVLEIISTYVPAA
- a CDS encoding caP-Gly domain-containing linker protein 1, translating into MQVANELATVKKISWGSVIGGVITVLAVSLLLSTLGTSLGFSIVDPTSDDPVNGAGTTVVVWSAISIILSLAAGAFIAGRLAANDGLIHGFLVWATSLIVAAVLGALLVGSAVKATGNALGAIASTSGSLLSGAGSAIGKGASGLADAGGKVFDKLGIDTKLEPEKLQDNVVAALKKSDIPSLQPEFMQQQLDAAKSEVGDAVKALALQPENSDAIIQDLVAKLKKHGEAISQDVDEDSLKKALSENTDMTPQEVDQTVKNLVDAKNKTAQLVNQRLNDVEVKINQAKQEYTELKQKAREQAAEAAKALSHAALWSFFALLIGAVISALAGLWGVKTNSRIVVVRE